From a region of the Thermus caldilimi genome:
- a CDS encoding hemerythrin domain-containing protein has translation MRPGGKVQILDLQPGEEVSLEVWKGEDVLVAPLRGRLQLLFWRKAVEVEVGEVARLHRGRLALKALERTRALLVTLGVSPDILAQDHERLLALLEALPTREATETLARKLEEHIAKEEALYYPTLSPGKLKERLLEHRLLRELLAELLTALKENRPTEGIVQRFKAALLAHSEAELEE, from the coding sequence ATGCGCCCCGGGGGGAAAGTTCAGATCCTGGACCTGCAACCCGGAGAAGAGGTTTCCCTAGAAGTCTGGAAAGGTGAAGATGTCCTGGTCGCTCCCCTTCGGGGGAGGTTGCAGCTTCTGTTTTGGCGGAAGGCAGTGGAGGTGGAGGTCGGAGAGGTAGCGCGCCTGCACCGCGGAAGGCTTGCCCTAAAGGCCCTTGAGAGGACAAGGGCCCTCTTGGTGACCCTGGGAGTTTCTCCCGACATCCTGGCCCAAGATCACGAGCGCCTTCTGGCCCTCCTCGAGGCCCTTCCCACGCGGGAAGCGACAGAGACCCTAGCCCGGAAGCTGGAGGAGCACATCGCCAAAGAGGAGGCCCTCTATTACCCCACCCTTTCCCCGGGCAAGCTAAAGGAGCGACTTCTAGAGCACCGGCTCTTAAGGGAGCTACTGGCAGAGCTTCTCACTGCCCTAAAGGAAAACCGGCCCACAGAAGGCATCGTCCAGAGGTTCAAGGCCGCTCTTCTGGCCCACTCCGAGGCGGAGCTGGAAGAATAA
- a CDS encoding NAD(P)/FAD-dependent oxidoreductase, giving the protein MGPVWGGDLILWAVGVKGNALVGLPVDSRGRVPTDSFLRLSQHPEVYVVGDLNGLPWPQLAPVALQQGRHAAFNLVRTMRGKEPLPFHYRDHGQLAVIGRNRAVAQIGTLGFYGLPAWLLWALVHLAELVGFRNRLLVLLDWAYTYFFREPGVRILLRELVPGTSLREGPLILPAPPRSGPEERP; this is encoded by the coding sequence GTGGGGCCCGTTTGGGGGGGGGATCTGATCCTGTGGGCGGTGGGGGTTAAGGGGAATGCCCTTGTGGGCCTCCCCGTGGACTCCAGGGGGCGGGTGCCTACGGATTCTTTCCTGCGGCTTTCCCAACACCCCGAGGTGTATGTGGTGGGGGATCTCAATGGCCTACCTTGGCCGCAGCTAGCCCCTGTGGCCCTGCAGCAGGGCCGGCATGCGGCCTTCAACCTGGTGCGGACCATGCGGGGGAAGGAGCCCCTGCCCTTTCATTACCGGGACCATGGTCAGCTGGCGGTGATCGGGCGTAACCGGGCCGTGGCCCAGATAGGCACCTTGGGGTTCTATGGCCTTCCCGCATGGCTCCTTTGGGCCTTAGTGCACCTTGCCGAACTCGTCGGGTTCCGCAACCGCCTCTTGGTCCTTTTGGATTGGGCCTACACCTATTTCTTTCGGGAGCCAGGAGTACGGATTCTCCTACGGGAACTGGTACCCGGCACGTCCCTTCGCGAAGGACCCCTTATTCTTCCAGCTCCGCCTCGGAGTGGGCCAGAAGAGCGGCCTTGA
- a CDS encoding NAD(P)/FAD-dependent oxidoreductase, translated as MEPEVVVVGGGFAGLAASRVLARFGIPYLLVDARNHHLFQPLLYQVATGFLEAPAVAHPLRSLVKAGRFLLAQVEAVDLRGRYLLLAGGERLPYRYLIVATGSRPHSLGIPGVTAYTYPLKTLEDALRIRYTLLYRLEEAASRRVPFQVLVVGGGPTGVELAGAMAEFFCHVLPRDYPEVPKAQVVLLEAGEQLLSSFNPALSCYALRTLERLGVEVRLEAKVAEVFPRGVHLQGGARLGGGSDPVGGGG; from the coding sequence ATGGAACCCGAAGTGGTGGTTGTTGGGGGTGGGTTTGCGGGGCTGGCCGCAAGTAGGGTTTTGGCCCGCTTCGGAATTCCCTACCTCCTCGTGGACGCCAGAAACCACCACCTGTTTCAGCCTCTCCTCTACCAGGTGGCCACCGGTTTTTTGGAGGCTCCCGCCGTGGCCCACCCCCTGCGGTCCCTGGTGAAGGCAGGCCGCTTCCTCCTAGCCCAGGTCGAGGCAGTGGACTTAAGGGGCCGTTATTTGCTGCTGGCCGGTGGGGAAAGGCTTCCCTACCGCTACCTCATCGTGGCCACGGGGAGTAGACCTCACTCCCTGGGGATACCCGGGGTCACAGCCTATACCTACCCTTTGAAGACCCTCGAGGATGCCCTTAGGATCCGGTATACCCTACTTTACCGCTTGGAAGAGGCCGCCAGTAGGAGGGTACCCTTCCAGGTCTTGGTGGTTGGGGGTGGGCCTACAGGGGTGGAGCTTGCCGGGGCCATGGCGGAATTTTTCTGCCATGTACTTCCCCGGGACTACCCGGAGGTGCCCAAAGCCCAGGTGGTCCTTTTGGAGGCTGGAGAGCAGCTCCTCTCTTCCTTTAACCCGGCCCTTTCCTGCTATGCACTGAGGACCCTGGAACGCTTAGGGGTGGAGGTACGGCTTGAGGCGAAGGTAGCGGAGGTATTTCCAAGAGGGGTCCATTTGCAGGGTGGGGCCCGTTTGGGGGGGGGATCTGATCCTGTGGGCGGTGGGGGTTAA